A genomic stretch from Mycobacterium paraterrae includes:
- a CDS encoding enoyl-CoA hydratase/isomerase family protein encodes MAETDWPGMEFLVVRRLGGIVTVRLNRPAKMNAINSGMEKEFYSVLADCNRLDSVKCVVLSAEGPNFSSGHDIQQVAGETVGGQEPATIEDKYWVHTGDLLPPWRFTKGLVVAAKGFVGPHANTFLLAADVVIAAENTRFSWEESRVGVGAPYGPYALMPFHFPIRVMKQLWMTGGWLDAHTARDLFYVNRVVPLGEEEAVAMRFAEQIARMETGDLVANKRGTHRLYEAAGLSAMVDVGRDPYVPDAQAAVAKEHHLRLIHEKGVKAAVQARDSGWDDEVSKV; translated from the coding sequence GTGGCTGAGACTGATTGGCCAGGAATGGAATTCCTGGTGGTGCGTCGACTCGGCGGTATCGTCACCGTCCGCCTGAACAGGCCGGCGAAAATGAATGCCATCAACAGCGGCATGGAGAAGGAGTTCTACTCGGTCCTCGCCGACTGCAACCGCCTCGACAGCGTCAAATGCGTGGTGCTCTCCGCAGAAGGTCCCAACTTCTCGTCGGGCCATGACATTCAGCAAGTAGCGGGCGAGACCGTCGGTGGACAGGAACCCGCGACAATCGAGGACAAGTACTGGGTCCACACCGGAGACCTGTTGCCTCCGTGGCGATTCACCAAAGGTCTCGTCGTCGCGGCCAAAGGCTTCGTCGGACCCCACGCGAACACGTTCCTACTCGCCGCCGACGTGGTCATCGCAGCCGAGAACACCCGCTTCAGCTGGGAAGAGTCTCGGGTGGGCGTCGGTGCTCCCTACGGACCGTATGCACTGATGCCGTTCCACTTCCCCATCCGCGTGATGAAGCAGCTGTGGATGACAGGGGGATGGCTGGACGCGCACACCGCGCGCGACCTGTTCTACGTTAACCGCGTCGTCCCATTGGGAGAAGAAGAAGCCGTGGCGATGCGCTTCGCCGAGCAGATCGCGCGAATGGAGACCGGCGACCTGGTCGCTAACAAACGCGGTACACACCGCCTATACGAGGCGGCCGGGCTCTCGGCGATGGTCGACGTGGGCCGAGACCCTTATGTGCCCGACGCGCAAGCAGCAGTCGCCAAGGAACACCACCTGCGTCTCATCCACGAGAAGGGCGTCAAAGCTGCTGTGCAGGCGCGTGACTCGGGTTGGGACGACGAGGTCAGCAAAGTCTGA
- a CDS encoding AMP-binding protein, which translates to MTLPTQETLPAIVNRMAATDPRRHFVRTVDGDAATWGELQQSMTLWSARFLALGVDRGDVVVTVLDTGVDSVAVWLGLTSIGAIDAATNPEFRGRMLAYAINNCAPTLLVVAARHLSVVDSVAAELRTITRVLVIDDGGDPSIPATSLPFPTRPQDVDVDVAEAKRVMTEPQFHDIACITYTSGTTGPSKAVRLPWGQLHSINSGTFPLEDLTSDDVFYCTTSHAHFGSKSIPYNAAMIGGQVVMRSRFALSSFWSDIDEFGVTTGMLVGSMADVLLRDPSSPKGATTLTNLFMAPLGTSYRQFGERFGVRICTVYNSTEGGVAIRSGWNPANEHTVGRLRQGYPGFEVRLVDTNDYEVPDGTPGECAIRAREPWVMNAGYLNNDNATASAWRNGWFHTGDALVRNADGDYTFVDRLKDVIRRRGENISSFEVEADVLQNPEIVECAAVAVPADSVEDEVLLFAVRRPGSAITAPELAVDLASRMTRFMVPRYIEFVDELPKTQATLRVIKADLRQRGVGPHTWDSQNQTARMSASATANK; encoded by the coding sequence GTGACCTTGCCGACCCAGGAAACGTTGCCGGCCATCGTCAATCGGATGGCCGCGACGGATCCGCGTCGGCACTTCGTCCGGACCGTCGACGGCGACGCGGCAACGTGGGGTGAACTACAGCAGTCGATGACATTGTGGTCGGCGCGTTTCCTCGCGTTGGGCGTCGACCGCGGTGATGTCGTGGTCACCGTCCTTGACACGGGCGTGGATTCGGTGGCTGTGTGGCTGGGGTTGACGAGCATTGGCGCGATCGACGCGGCCACCAATCCCGAATTCCGTGGCCGTATGCTCGCCTACGCCATCAACAACTGCGCACCGACACTGCTCGTCGTCGCCGCACGCCACCTCAGCGTCGTGGACTCTGTCGCCGCTGAATTACGGACTATCACAAGAGTTCTGGTGATCGACGATGGTGGCGACCCATCCATTCCGGCAACCTCACTCCCTTTCCCGACCCGGCCTCAAGACGTCGACGTGGACGTCGCCGAGGCGAAGCGCGTGATGACCGAGCCGCAGTTTCACGACATTGCCTGTATCACCTACACGTCGGGAACCACCGGGCCCTCCAAGGCCGTGAGGTTGCCTTGGGGTCAGCTCCACTCGATCAATTCCGGAACCTTCCCACTCGAAGACCTCACGTCGGACGATGTCTTCTACTGCACGACGTCACACGCTCACTTCGGCTCCAAGTCGATCCCGTACAACGCGGCGATGATCGGTGGCCAGGTCGTCATGCGATCACGCTTCGCGTTGAGCAGCTTTTGGAGTGACATCGACGAGTTCGGCGTCACGACGGGCATGCTGGTCGGCTCAATGGCCGACGTGTTGTTGCGCGACCCAAGCAGCCCGAAGGGTGCCACGACACTGACCAACTTGTTCATGGCTCCACTCGGCACGAGTTATCGACAGTTCGGCGAAAGATTCGGTGTCCGTATCTGCACGGTGTACAACAGCACCGAGGGAGGCGTGGCGATCCGGTCGGGGTGGAACCCCGCCAACGAGCACACCGTGGGCCGGCTCCGCCAGGGCTATCCGGGCTTCGAGGTTCGGCTGGTTGACACCAACGATTACGAAGTTCCGGATGGCACCCCCGGAGAATGCGCGATCAGGGCGCGTGAGCCGTGGGTGATGAACGCCGGATATCTGAACAACGACAACGCAACCGCGTCAGCGTGGCGCAACGGCTGGTTCCACACCGGGGACGCGCTCGTCCGTAACGCCGACGGCGACTATACGTTCGTCGACCGGCTCAAAGACGTGATCCGGCGACGGGGAGAGAACATCTCGTCGTTCGAAGTCGAAGCTGACGTGCTGCAGAATCCGGAAATCGTCGAGTGTGCCGCCGTCGCGGTTCCGGCGGACTCGGTGGAGGACGAGGTTCTTCTGTTCGCGGTGCGCCGTCCGGGTTCGGCGATCACTGCGCCCGAGTTGGCAGTGGACCTCGCGAGCCGGATGACCCGTTTCATGGTGCCCCGGTACATCGAGTTCGTCGACGAGCTGCCGAAGACCCAAGCAACGCTGCGCGTGATCAAAGCCGATCTTCGGCAACGCGGAGTCGGACCGCACACCTGGGACAGCCAGAACCAGACGGCTCGCATGTCGGCGAGTGCGACTGCCAACAAGTGA
- a CDS encoding nuclear transport factor 2 family protein encodes MPDADAIVAAINSHCETLSNHDKEGWLALWADDTVLEDPVGVDTYTGIESLRTTFWGMVADLSPMKLWLERDIVICGNEAIAILQGVVTRNGALQHVGPLIDHFTFNGDGKISMMRAFWKYA; translated from the coding sequence ATGCCCGATGCCGACGCGATCGTCGCAGCAATCAACAGTCACTGTGAAACGCTGAGTAATCACGATAAAGAGGGCTGGCTGGCGTTGTGGGCCGATGACACGGTCCTGGAAGATCCGGTCGGGGTCGACACCTACACCGGGATCGAGAGCCTAAGGACCACGTTCTGGGGCATGGTGGCTGATCTGTCGCCGATGAAGTTGTGGCTCGAGCGTGACATCGTCATCTGTGGCAACGAGGCGATCGCCATCTTGCAGGGCGTCGTCACCCGCAACGGCGCCTTACAGCACGTCGGTCCGCTGATCGACCACTTCACCTTCAACGGCGACGGCAAGATCTCGATGATGCGTGCTTTCTGGAAGTACGCGTGA
- a CDS encoding acyl-CoA dehydrogenase family protein, producing MQLTFDDDVEAFRAEFAAFLDEHTPSEAVTRERPRSVSHMPQWARDWQRLLFDQGWLLPAQPPEFGGRNATVLQQFVHLDELCRRRIFHSFNPQGVNIIATSLISFGTAEQKQRWAIPVLRGEKTASLGMSEPNAGSDLASLRTRAVRDGDDFVVTGQKVWTSGAHDADFLLAFVRTDPDAPKHKGISALVIPTDSEGLVCRPFGDIASADNLDFNEVFFTDVRVPAENLVGELNQGWRVANGSLGHERTMMWLLFADRLDNLIADCRPQSPVARDRYASTIIDYHALRALGSAALGRAARGEADTSAVSLLKLLGSEAECRAADLVLSTSGIDGLLHPVTGRYQHMNNDEYFASGFERYTRGVAATIAGGTSEIQRNIIAQHVLGLPRG from the coding sequence GTGCAGCTGACTTTTGACGACGACGTCGAAGCCTTCCGGGCCGAGTTCGCGGCGTTTCTCGACGAACACACGCCCTCGGAGGCCGTCACCCGGGAGCGGCCGCGTTCGGTTTCGCACATGCCGCAGTGGGCCAGGGACTGGCAGCGCCTGCTGTTCGACCAAGGGTGGCTGCTGCCTGCCCAACCACCGGAGTTCGGGGGCCGCAACGCCACGGTCCTCCAGCAGTTCGTCCATCTCGACGAACTGTGTCGCCGGAGAATCTTCCACAGCTTCAACCCGCAGGGCGTCAATATCATTGCGACGTCGTTGATCTCGTTCGGTACCGCCGAACAGAAGCAGCGGTGGGCCATACCGGTGCTACGTGGTGAGAAGACAGCCTCACTGGGCATGAGCGAGCCCAACGCCGGTTCCGACCTCGCCTCGTTGCGGACACGCGCGGTCCGCGACGGTGACGATTTCGTCGTCACCGGTCAGAAGGTGTGGACGTCGGGAGCCCACGACGCCGACTTCTTGCTCGCATTCGTGCGCACCGATCCCGATGCACCCAAGCACAAGGGCATTTCAGCGTTGGTGATCCCGACGGATAGCGAAGGCCTCGTCTGTAGGCCCTTCGGCGACATCGCCAGCGCGGACAATCTCGATTTCAACGAAGTGTTCTTCACCGACGTCCGCGTCCCAGCGGAAAATCTGGTCGGCGAGCTGAACCAGGGTTGGCGAGTGGCCAACGGTTCACTGGGCCACGAGCGGACCATGATGTGGCTGCTGTTCGCCGATCGGCTCGACAACCTGATCGCCGACTGCCGGCCACAATCGCCGGTCGCGCGAGACCGGTACGCGTCGACGATCATCGACTACCACGCCCTACGCGCACTGGGTTCAGCCGCACTTGGCCGAGCCGCGCGCGGCGAGGCGGACACCTCGGCCGTCTCGTTACTCAAACTGCTGGGTTCCGAAGCCGAGTGTCGCGCCGCTGATCTCGTGCTGTCGACGTCCGGGATCGACGGTCTGCTCCATCCCGTCACTGGTCGCTATCAGCACATGAACAACGATGAATATTTCGCTAGCGGCTTCGAGCGCTACACCCGCGGCGTGGCCGCCACGATCGCGGGCGGAACGTCGGAGATCCAGCGCAACATCATCGCTCAACACGTCCTCGGTCTTCCCCGTGGCTGA
- a CDS encoding nitroreductase family deazaflavin-dependent oxidoreductase, whose amino-acid sequence MRVPRAVANFHRRVTNPVARSLTPWLPCLGTLEHTGRKSGKRYRTPLLVFKTQNGYAILIGYGLESDWLKNVMAGGPTALHTWGRAVTLANPKILAKAEAAQLVTPAPRLLYRLFPYNEAALVLTRPADTT is encoded by the coding sequence ATGCGAGTGCCTCGCGCCGTGGCGAACTTCCATCGTCGTGTCACCAATCCGGTGGCTCGCTCACTCACGCCGTGGCTTCCATGCTTGGGTACTCTCGAGCACACTGGCCGTAAGTCAGGCAAGCGATATCGAACGCCTCTCTTGGTTTTCAAGACCCAGAACGGCTACGCCATCCTCATCGGATACGGGCTCGAATCGGACTGGCTCAAGAACGTAATGGCGGGCGGGCCGACAGCCCTTCACACGTGGGGCAGGGCTGTCACGCTGGCCAACCCAAAGATCCTAGCGAAGGCCGAGGCCGCACAGCTGGTTACGCCAGCGCCACGGCTGCTCTACCGGTTATTCCCGTATAACGAAGCAGCATTGGTGTTGACGAGACCTGCCGATACAACGTGA
- a CDS encoding cytochrome P450 encodes MASKSPEEHAQNLDLRHQDFNDPEYLYEVYEVMRANAPFCHQDSPFVGPTPGGAWVATGYDDCYEIARDWRSFSSRPVTPDGSLMWFGDIVITIDPPRQQQLRKILNPYFSPGRMKQLEPQVRAVTDDLIDDFVESGSGDLANVAWRQPGIVFFRHLLGMPVEDVPLYIETTDIVINGESEEIRQAAMNDLYQRVRGEIEKRRDESSRDDLISVLLDAEIDGEKLRFDDVVANVILLVQAGLETTSSAMSFAFFYLGTHASERDRLRGEPELMSTAIEEFIRFAGSIHGLNRAVVEEVHLNGHQFCPGQTVVVNYAAANRDASEFNEPNKCILDRQANRHLGFGAGVHRCLGSNLARLEFRVGVEQTLNRIPDYAIPPGAKVDFHGNSVTRGYRALPVVFTPGARVDQ; translated from the coding sequence ATGGCGAGTAAGTCACCGGAGGAGCACGCCCAAAACCTTGATCTTCGCCACCAAGACTTCAACGACCCGGAATACCTCTACGAGGTCTACGAGGTGATGCGCGCCAACGCGCCATTCTGTCACCAGGATTCTCCGTTCGTGGGTCCTACGCCGGGTGGCGCATGGGTTGCTACCGGGTACGACGATTGTTACGAGATCGCGCGCGATTGGCGCAGCTTTTCGAGCAGGCCCGTGACTCCGGACGGCTCGCTGATGTGGTTCGGCGACATCGTGATCACCATCGATCCGCCACGGCAGCAACAGCTTCGCAAGATTCTCAACCCGTATTTCTCACCGGGGCGGATGAAGCAGCTAGAGCCGCAGGTGCGTGCGGTCACCGACGACTTGATCGACGACTTTGTCGAATCGGGCAGCGGCGACCTCGCCAACGTCGCCTGGCGGCAGCCCGGGATCGTCTTCTTTCGGCATCTACTGGGCATGCCTGTCGAAGACGTGCCGCTGTACATCGAGACGACGGACATCGTGATCAATGGTGAGAGCGAAGAGATCCGACAAGCGGCGATGAACGATCTGTACCAGCGGGTACGCGGGGAGATCGAAAAGCGCCGTGATGAGTCGTCGCGCGACGACCTCATCAGCGTGTTACTCGACGCCGAGATCGACGGTGAAAAGCTGAGATTCGACGACGTAGTCGCGAATGTAATTCTGCTGGTGCAAGCGGGACTCGAAACAACGTCGAGTGCAATGTCATTTGCATTCTTCTACTTGGGCACCCACGCCTCAGAGCGTGACCGGCTACGCGGCGAACCCGAACTGATGTCCACCGCTATCGAGGAATTTATCCGGTTCGCCGGTTCGATCCACGGACTGAATCGCGCTGTCGTAGAAGAGGTTCATCTCAATGGCCACCAATTCTGTCCCGGGCAGACGGTCGTGGTGAACTACGCGGCCGCCAACCGCGATGCGAGCGAGTTCAACGAGCCGAACAAATGCATCCTCGATCGACAGGCAAATCGGCACCTGGGGTTCGGAGCAGGCGTTCATCGTTGTCTAGGCTCCAATCTGGCCCGACTCGAGTTTCGGGTGGGCGTCGAACAGACCCTGAATCGGATACCCGACTACGCGATCCCGCCTGGGGCAAAGGTTGATTTTCACGGGAATTCGGTCACTCGGGGTTACCGCGCCCTGCCCGTCGTCTTCACGCCGGGTGCCCGCGTCGACCAGTAA
- a CDS encoding flavin-containing monooxygenase — MTCEPTNLPDPEDVDIPTLRQRYRWERDRRLRPDGQAQYAAASQTSAALDYSDPHKPRAARPALHDEMDVAILGGGWAGVLAGYHLHKAGVEDCRIIEQAGDFGGVWYWNRYPGLSCDNDSYCYLPLLEEMGFVPSKKFADGLEIRNYCQSVAKRFNLYQGALFHTCVNTLSWDESINRWRIGTDRGDDLRAQFIILAMGPINTPKVPRVPGLEDFEGAMFHTARWDYGYTGGSQEEPVLDKLADKRVAIVGTGASAIQAIPFLGEYAQQLFVLQRTASTVDERHNAPTDPAWIAALEPGWQRERQMNFHRAAIDGLVPGEADRICDIWTEINRNLSAQFEQTGWPQTPEEFLALREVMDYRVMERLRARVDETVKDPKTAAILKPWYRHMCKRPASSDVYYPTFNRPNVTLFDVSPTQGVERIIKRGFIFEGKEYEIDCLIFASGFEVTSDLQRRWGIDKISGRGGLSLYDNWAQEFRTLHGVMTHGFPNSFYMGFFQGGFNASTTETFNNQARHIAWIIEQATKRDAATVEPTSEAQDAYVDHVRSVAIDTSDFIRECTPGYFNNDGQEVADGTGQLRPRSYTGELYGLGYYAFEQLLQDWRDAGDLSGVAITTS; from the coding sequence ATGACGTGTGAACCGACGAACCTTCCCGACCCCGAGGATGTGGACATTCCCACCCTCCGACAGCGTTACCGCTGGGAGCGCGACCGACGGCTGCGCCCCGACGGGCAGGCACAGTACGCCGCCGCATCGCAGACCAGCGCCGCCCTCGACTACAGCGATCCTCATAAGCCGCGTGCTGCGCGCCCAGCACTGCACGACGAGATGGACGTGGCAATTCTCGGCGGTGGGTGGGCCGGGGTTCTGGCCGGCTACCACCTTCACAAGGCGGGTGTCGAGGACTGCCGAATCATCGAGCAGGCCGGTGATTTCGGTGGAGTCTGGTATTGGAACCGATACCCCGGGCTGTCCTGCGACAACGACTCCTACTGTTATCTGCCGCTGCTGGAAGAGATGGGTTTCGTTCCGTCGAAGAAGTTCGCCGACGGCCTCGAGATCAGAAACTACTGCCAGAGTGTCGCCAAGCGCTTCAATCTCTATCAGGGCGCGCTGTTTCACACCTGTGTCAACACGTTGAGTTGGGACGAGTCCATCAACCGGTGGCGCATCGGAACGGATCGGGGTGACGACCTTCGCGCCCAGTTCATCATCCTGGCGATGGGGCCGATCAACACGCCGAAGGTGCCGCGGGTGCCAGGGCTCGAAGACTTCGAGGGCGCGATGTTTCACACCGCGCGTTGGGATTACGGCTACACCGGCGGCAGTCAGGAAGAGCCGGTGCTGGACAAGCTCGCCGACAAGCGGGTGGCCATCGTCGGCACCGGCGCATCAGCGATCCAGGCGATACCGTTCCTCGGTGAGTACGCGCAACAGCTGTTCGTCTTGCAGCGCACCGCGTCGACGGTCGACGAACGTCACAATGCCCCGACTGATCCAGCCTGGATAGCCGCCTTGGAACCCGGCTGGCAGCGGGAACGCCAGATGAACTTCCACCGCGCTGCAATTGACGGCCTGGTGCCGGGTGAGGCAGACCGGATCTGCGACATCTGGACAGAGATCAACCGAAATCTGTCCGCGCAGTTCGAGCAGACCGGATGGCCGCAGACACCGGAGGAGTTCCTCGCGCTCCGTGAGGTCATGGACTACCGGGTGATGGAGCGACTGCGGGCCCGTGTCGACGAAACAGTGAAAGATCCCAAGACAGCGGCGATTCTGAAGCCGTGGTACCGGCACATGTGTAAGCGGCCGGCGTCGAGCGACGTGTACTACCCGACGTTCAATAGGCCCAACGTCACTTTGTTCGACGTGTCCCCGACGCAGGGCGTCGAACGTATCATCAAGCGCGGCTTCATCTTCGAAGGCAAGGAATACGAGATTGACTGCCTGATCTTCGCCAGCGGCTTCGAGGTGACAAGCGACCTCCAACGCAGGTGGGGCATCGACAAGATCTCCGGGCGCGGCGGCCTGTCGCTCTACGACAACTGGGCGCAAGAGTTCCGGACGCTGCACGGCGTGATGACACACGGGTTCCCGAACTCGTTCTACATGGGCTTCTTCCAGGGCGGATTCAACGCCTCGACGACGGAGACGTTCAACAACCAAGCCCGCCACATCGCCTGGATCATCGAGCAGGCAACCAAGCGCGACGCCGCGACGGTCGAGCCCACCTCGGAAGCCCAGGATGCGTACGTGGACCATGTCCGCAGTGTCGCTATCGACACAAGCGACTTCATCCGCGAATGCACCCCTGGCTATTTCAACAACGACGGTCAGGAGGTCGCCGACGGGACCGGCCAACTGCGACCACGTTCCTACACCGGTGAGCTGTACGGCCTGGGCTACTACGCGTTCGAACAACTCCTCCAGGATTGGCGCGACGCCGGCGACCTATCAGGTGTTGCCATCACGACATCGTGA
- a CDS encoding NAD-dependent epimerase/dehydratase family protein — protein sequence MSKTVLVTGGLGLVGSETVRRLVELGQRVVATDLDTPANRKAAAKMPSGVQFRWADLTESAQVQRLLADVAPDAIVHLAAIIAPAIYPIPKVARRVNVDATANLVRLVEGLPKQPRFVHASSITVMGPRNPHRTTPPLRAEEPMRPYDVYSGQKSEAEEIVRGSTLEWVVLRLGAVLSPDMGALPVTTDAMYFQAALPSDGRVQTVDVRDVAWAFAAATTADVAREILLIGGDDSHQLTYAEVTSGLVAALGIPGAIPEGRPGDPNSDDDWFVTDWMDTTRAQEALRFQNHSWPDLKAELAEKYRLLHYPGRLIAPIVRLFMARRSPYRNAPGQYADPWGAIRAKLGEPAWDQLRQ from the coding sequence CCGTCCGAAGATTGGTCGAACTCGGTCAGCGCGTAGTGGCTACCGATCTCGACACGCCAGCCAATCGGAAGGCCGCCGCCAAGATGCCCAGCGGTGTCCAGTTCCGGTGGGCCGACCTCACCGAATCCGCGCAAGTGCAGCGTCTGCTCGCCGATGTTGCCCCGGACGCAATCGTCCATCTCGCGGCGATCATCGCACCGGCGATCTACCCGATACCCAAAGTCGCGCGCCGAGTGAATGTGGACGCCACCGCAAATCTCGTTCGCCTCGTTGAGGGGCTACCGAAGCAACCACGATTCGTCCATGCCTCGAGCATCACCGTCATGGGTCCCCGGAATCCGCACCGCACAACGCCTCCCCTGAGGGCGGAGGAACCGATGCGGCCCTACGACGTCTACAGCGGCCAGAAGTCCGAGGCCGAAGAGATTGTCCGGGGATCGACACTCGAATGGGTGGTCCTGCGTCTGGGAGCAGTGCTCAGCCCGGACATGGGGGCACTGCCGGTCACCACTGACGCGATGTATTTCCAAGCAGCACTACCCAGCGACGGCCGGGTCCAGACCGTTGACGTGCGCGACGTTGCATGGGCATTTGCTGCGGCAACCACCGCCGACGTCGCCCGCGAGATCTTGTTGATAGGCGGCGACGACTCTCACCAACTGACCTACGCCGAAGTCACCTCGGGCCTAGTGGCGGCTCTGGGCATACCGGGCGCCATCCCCGAGGGCCGGCCCGGTGATCCGAACAGCGACGACGACTGGTTCGTCACCGACTGGATGGACACCACCCGCGCTCAAGAGGCGTTGCGCTTTCAAAATCATTCGTGGCCCGACCTCAAGGCCGAGTTGGCGGAGAAGTACCGATTGCTGCACTATCCAGGCCGACTCATCGCCCCGATCGTGCGACTGTTCATGGCGCGCCGCTCGCCGTATCGCAACGCGCCGGGTCAGTACGCCGACCCGTGGGGCGCAATCCGCGCCAAGTTGGGCGAGCCAGCATGGGATCAACTTCGACAGTGA
- a CDS encoding cytochrome P450, whose amino-acid sequence MTTEHSEGVTNCPAGAGYSDLLEKVSFIDPAVQEKPFDYYRALRNCDPVHFEKDLGMYLVSRHEDLMTVLRDPIVFSQELGYYKHMASGHLDAIKEVLETEGGGFFPDVANIDPPKHTRVRRLLSQAFSRKRMNSLQPQFEDLVSSLIDGFIDRGRVDGLHDLALPMAIAFSQQQLQVEDLDKATIKRWGSAYLSQFSLQNTREDMLAAARELAEMQRYLIDLVRRRVEEPEDDMLSDIITAPGSDDEEPLTFDELVATARALLINTHDSMSTAFTNILFQVATNPEISEQFYAAADDDARMSKLIEEVLRLEPPVRALSRVTTAPVNLGGVDLPEGAHLLILFASANDDESVFECPRQFDTSRINLRKSMTFGAGTHLCLGIALARMQLLVAARQVALRLSDLRLAVPVEDIKYLPNAALLAMESLPLTFTARPTEGSHTHDV is encoded by the coding sequence GTGACCACTGAACATTCCGAAGGCGTGACGAATTGCCCTGCGGGCGCCGGATATTCAGATCTCCTGGAAAAGGTGTCCTTCATCGACCCGGCCGTGCAGGAGAAGCCGTTCGACTACTATCGCGCGCTGCGTAACTGCGACCCGGTCCACTTCGAGAAGGACCTGGGAATGTATCTGGTGTCGCGTCACGAAGACCTGATGACGGTGCTTCGCGACCCGATAGTGTTTTCCCAGGAACTGGGCTACTACAAGCACATGGCGAGCGGCCACCTCGACGCAATCAAAGAAGTGCTGGAAACGGAGGGCGGCGGCTTTTTCCCTGACGTCGCCAACATCGATCCACCCAAACACACGCGGGTACGCCGGCTGTTGTCGCAAGCCTTCAGCAGGAAGCGGATGAATTCCCTTCAGCCGCAATTCGAGGATCTCGTCAGCAGCCTGATCGACGGTTTCATCGACCGTGGACGTGTCGACGGTTTGCACGATCTCGCGCTGCCGATGGCGATCGCGTTCAGCCAGCAGCAACTGCAGGTCGAAGACCTCGACAAGGCCACCATCAAGCGTTGGGGCAGTGCCTACCTTTCCCAGTTCAGTCTGCAGAACACTCGCGAAGACATGCTCGCCGCTGCGCGCGAGCTCGCCGAAATGCAGCGCTATCTCATCGATCTGGTTCGCCGGCGTGTCGAGGAACCGGAAGACGACATGCTCTCCGACATCATCACCGCACCCGGATCCGACGATGAGGAACCGCTGACCTTCGATGAGCTGGTTGCCACTGCGCGCGCACTGCTGATCAACACCCACGACTCGATGTCGACGGCCTTCACCAACATCCTCTTCCAGGTCGCGACCAACCCGGAGATCAGCGAACAGTTCTATGCTGCCGCAGATGACGACGCACGGATGAGCAAACTGATCGAGGAGGTGCTGCGGCTCGAGCCACCGGTGCGGGCTTTGTCGAGGGTCACCACCGCGCCGGTGAACCTCGGTGGCGTCGACTTACCGGAGGGCGCACATCTGCTCATTCTGTTCGCCTCGGCCAACGACGACGAATCCGTTTTTGAATGCCCGAGGCAGTTCGACACCAGCCGCATCAACCTCAGGAAGAGCATGACCTTCGGGGCAGGGACCCACTTGTGCTTGGGAATTGCGTTGGCGCGCATGCAATTACTCGTCGCAGCACGGCAGGTCGCGCTGAGGCTCTCGGACCTGCGGCTGGCGGTGCCGGTCGAGGACATCAAATATCTCCCCAACGCCGCATTGCTGGCGATGGAGAGCCTCCCACTGACGTTCACCGCACGACCGACAGAGGGGAGCCACACCCATGACGTGTGA